In Mytilus edulis chromosome 6, xbMytEdul2.2, whole genome shotgun sequence, the following proteins share a genomic window:
- the LOC139526226 gene encoding uncharacterized protein, translating to MNEMDTSIFPLFRVLLIMKIAAITCDKNTSYHSSTDVPHNWTGLDSSHLSITRDHPATSTTVSLHILSKRLLTDLTQSTILVSSNSSNTEISSTDKPVPALLMSTGKTRSSLNDLTMMSDSALLNARIIEASHVLATSSSSVKVKPFVAVTASVLETYTITKNSSINTASLKTAYSSVNARSNITATSSVNGISNITATVYVNATPFLTPTPSVHSTSSQVTAYSANATSSITTTFSANETSSITTTFPTNETSSIASFPENARSSIATTFPENATASITATSPVLATSSITAASSVNVISSITTSFPANATSFITSTSSVNHASSIAATATLTTPPSSATVTTFIKTTTSVLATSSVDVNSSITVSPAS from the exons ATGGACACTTCTATTTTCCCCCTTTTTCGTGtgcttttaataatgaaaattgcag CAATAACATGTGACAAGAATACATCATATCATTCAAGTACAGATGTACCACACAATTGGACGGGCTTAGACTCATCTCACTTATCAATAACAAGAGACCATCCTGCAACATCAACTACTGTTTCTCTACATATTCTATCGAAGAGACTTTTGACGGATTTAACACAATCTACCATATTGGTTTCATCAAACTCATCAAATACCGAAATCAGTTCCACCGATAAGCCAGTTCCAGCGTTATTAATGTCAACCGGAAAAACACGTTCGTCTTTAAATGATTTGACTATGATGTCAGACAGTGCACTATTAAACGCAAGAATCATAGAGGCATCTCATGTATTAGCAACATCCTCATCGTCTGTAAAAGTCAAACCCTTTGTAGCAGTCACGGCCTCTGTGTTAGAAACATACACTATAACAAAAAACTCCTCTATAAATACTGCATCCCTTAAAACAGCATATTCCTCTGTAAATGCCAGATCAAACATAACAGCGACATCCTCTGTCAATGGCATATCTAATATAACAGCAACTGTCTATGTAAATGCTACACCCTTTTTGACACCCACACCTTCTGTACATTCCACATCATCACAAGTAACAGCTTACTCTGCAAATGCAACATCCTCAATAACAACGACTTTCTCTGCAAATGAAACATCCTCAATAACAACAACTTTCCCTACAAATGAAACATCCTCTATAGCATCTTTCCCTGAAAATGCACGATCGTCTATAGCAACAACTTTCCCTGAAAATGCTACTGCCTCTATAACAGCAACTTCCCCTGTATTAGCCACATCCTCCATTACAGCCGCATCCTCTGTAAATGTAATATCCTCTATAACAACAAGTTTTCCTGCAAATGCCACATCCTTTATTACATCAACTTCCTCTGTAAATCATGCATCTTCTATAGCAGCAACTGCCACTTTAACTACACCCCCATCTTCTGCTACAGTCACAACTTTTATAAAAACCACTACCTCTGTATTAGCCACATCCTCTGTAGATGTAAACTCTTCTATAACTGTTTCCCCCGCTTCGTAA